CTGTTGGCTCTTCGATGATGAAGTTTACTTCTTTTTCTTTTAGAGATTTTACTGTTTGCTCGATATCATCGGTTTTCAGCCCCAGTGCTATCCCTGTAGATCTCCTATTTTGGTCATAAACCGCTGAATCACTTTCCTCCAAAACGATTGGTAAATCCCCATGAACTAGAGAAGCGATAGACGGACCATATTGCTTGTTTACCTCAAATCCTAAGACGTTG
This Falsibacillus pallidus DNA region includes the following protein-coding sequences:
- a CDS encoding VOC family protein — translated: MSQVCVISIYVPNLNEAIEFYTNVLGFEVNKQYGPSIASLVHGDLPIVLEESDSAVYDQNRRSTGIALGLKTDDIEQTVKSLKEKEVNFIIEEPTDCPPGKYISINDPFGNTIDYLQFI